In one Solanum dulcamara chromosome 1, daSolDulc1.2, whole genome shotgun sequence genomic region, the following are encoded:
- the LOC129886976 gene encoding F-box protein SKIP23-like, which yields MMEAMWRGRSMMAASWSDLPKELVERISKCFDSHIDNLRIRAVCNSWRSSLPTKFENFSSFPLIKLPIADMIQGYHEESQFYLIESTVYRFQLLHPPHTGWLVKIVKTVDGKLRILNPLTDRVIQDLPKKLNLLDFRVSQISKSYHVQWVSKFQEIGYNVGNFCKKILLIWGDQTNQFSLMAIGIWRNLLCFKSGDEKWTTLKDASSKIVDIIVYKGNFYAVDTYGEIIMYDPSLFNETNVSSTVKPFSSGLFKGWGSKKRLVESGGELFLVDMFLDSDVKRELPLRHNPMEIKVYRLVEKQHEWITVHTLGDRMFFAGDDCCFSVSSLDFGDQCRGNCIYYENGGIIVNILGVLRAEPQNYEDDFEGDGFVFSDDEAPSRVVGGVKHSRYFGGNSDKSDLVGKSVGGLSEELKLRYIHGHHTGIFTLQDGKLGSLLSFLEYADIFWPPQSWLYTDDQADSSDARN from the coding sequence ATGATGGAAGCAATGTGGAGGGGAAGAAGTATGATGGCTGCTTCATGGTCGGATCTTCCTAAAGAACTTGTTGAAAGAATCAGTAAATGCTTCGATAGTCATATTGACAATCTCCGAATTCGTGCAGTCTGCAATTCATGGCGTTCATCACTTCCTACGAAATTCGAaaacttttcttcttttcctctCATCAAACTACCTATCGCCGACATGATCCAGGGTTATCATGAAGAATCTCAGTTTTATTTAATTGAAAGTACCGTTTATCGTTTCCAACTTCTTCATCCTCCTCACACAGGCTGGTTGGTCAAGATTGTAAAAACAGTAGACGGAAAATTGAGGATTTTGAATCCTCTAACAGACAGAGTAATACAGGATTTGCCTAAGAAATTGAATTTACTTGACTTTCgtgtttctcaaatttctaAATCATATCATGTGCAATGGGTCTCAAAGTTTCAGGAAATTGGATATAATGTagggaatttttgtaaaaaaatcttGCTTATTTGGGGTGATCAAACCAATCAGTTTTCTCTAATGGCAATTGGTATTTGGCGTAATTTATTGTGTTTCAAGTCAGGGGATGAGAAATGGACTACCTTGAAAGATGCCAGTAGTAAGATTGTCGATATTATTGTGTATAAGGGGAATTTTTATGCTGTTGATACTTATGGAGAGATCATAATGTATGACCCCTCCTTGTTTAACGAGACCAATGTATCTTCCACTGTAAAGCCATTTTCTTCGGGCTTATTTAAGGGATGGGGTAGTAAGAAACGACTGGTGGAATCAGGTGGGGAGTTGTTTCTGGTTGATATGTTTTTAGATAGTGATGTTAAGAGGGAGTTACCTTTAAGGCATAATCCCATGGAAATTAAAGTATATCGGCTAGTTGAAAAACAACATGAGTGGATTACAGTGCATACATTGGGTGATCGAATGTTCTTTGCTGGTGATGACTGTTGTTTCTCTGTTTCTTCATTAGATTTTGGTGATCAGTGCAGAGGAAACTGCATTTATTATGAGAATGGAGGTATAATTGTGAACATCTTAGGAGTGTTACGGGCAGAGCCACAGAACTATGAGGACGACTTTGAAGGTGATGGGTTCGTTTTTAGTGATGATGAGGCTCCAAGTCGTGTTGTTGGTGGTGTAAAACATAGCAGATATTTTGGTGGCAATAGTGACAAGAGTGACCTTGTTGGGAAATCTGTTGGTGGTCTTAGCGAGGAACTGAAACTTAGATATATACATGGTCATCACACAGGTATCTTTACCTTACAAGATGGTAAACTCGGTTCATTGTTATCCTTTCTCGAATATGCAGATATTTTCTGGCCGCCACAATCTTGGCTTTATACTGACGATCAGGCAGATTCTTCAGACGCTCGTAACTAA